The proteins below are encoded in one region of Streptomyces sp. NBC_00490:
- a CDS encoding sensor histidine kinase — MRFPRTLSRHSLRARLTLANVALLALGIVAATAVSVMGMRYYLLDQIDGELDQTRKSLGGSQLTLEMIEGLTDLAIVREQFMRQNVEETRPDELLALVDERGGTLSLAGYSPSEVQRDFAAAVGDPRVLANDTEPHDIRVGGDAYRATATRLADGTYVLLATSTEAVHRGVAKAVKLDLAIGTLLLALLACLTMFSVRRRMRPLEDMVETSSAIAEGDLTRRVPSSREATLEVEQLRVALNSMLQQVESAYRTRERSATQLRRFVADASHELRTPLSAIRGYLQLYDKGMLREEAERKRAWARVMAEADRMGRLVDELLTLARLDQQPELRFRNVDLSRLVRDAAEDLRVQQPDRPVSVGAEGALLVRADESGLRQVLGNLVGNVRTHTPADVPVRLGVERSDGVVRLCVEDEGPGLRDEDAARIFDRFFRAGGGAGSGLGMAIVQGVVQAHGGRVAVRTAPGEGLTVTVILPART, encoded by the coding sequence ATGAGGTTTCCCCGCACCCTGTCCCGGCACTCGCTGCGCGCCCGGCTGACGCTGGCGAACGTGGCGCTGCTGGCGCTCGGCATCGTCGCGGCGACCGCGGTGAGCGTGATGGGCATGCGGTACTACCTGCTCGACCAGATCGACGGCGAACTCGACCAGACGCGGAAGTCGCTGGGCGGTTCCCAGCTCACGCTGGAGATGATCGAGGGCCTCACCGACCTGGCGATCGTGCGCGAGCAGTTCATGCGGCAGAACGTGGAGGAGACCCGGCCGGACGAGCTCCTCGCGCTCGTCGACGAGCGGGGCGGCACGCTCTCCCTGGCCGGATACTCGCCGAGCGAGGTCCAGCGGGACTTCGCGGCCGCCGTGGGCGATCCGCGCGTGCTGGCCAACGACACCGAACCGCACGACATCCGGGTGGGCGGCGACGCCTACCGGGCGACCGCGACCCGCCTCGCCGACGGCACGTACGTCCTGCTCGCCACCTCCACCGAGGCCGTCCACAGAGGTGTCGCCAAGGCCGTCAAGCTCGATCTCGCCATAGGCACCCTGCTGCTGGCGCTGCTGGCCTGTCTGACGATGTTCAGCGTGCGGCGCCGGATGCGGCCGCTGGAGGACATGGTGGAGACGTCGTCGGCGATCGCCGAGGGGGATCTGACCCGGCGGGTGCCGTCCAGCCGGGAGGCCACGCTGGAGGTCGAGCAGCTGCGTGTCGCCCTCAACTCCATGCTCCAGCAGGTGGAGTCGGCGTACCGCACGCGCGAGCGCAGCGCGACCCAGCTGCGCCGGTTCGTCGCCGACGCCTCGCACGAGCTGCGCACCCCGCTGTCGGCGATACGCGGCTATCTCCAGCTGTACGACAAGGGCATGCTGCGGGAGGAGGCCGAGCGCAAGCGGGCCTGGGCGCGGGTGATGGCGGAGGCGGACCGGATGGGGCGGCTGGTGGACGAGCTGCTCACGCTCGCCCGCCTGGACCAGCAGCCCGAACTGCGGTTCCGCAATGTCGATCTGAGCCGTCTGGTGCGGGACGCCGCCGAGGACCTGCGGGTGCAGCAGCCGGACCGGCCGGTCAGCGTCGGCGCCGAGGGCGCGCTGCTGGTGCGCGCCGACGAGTCGGGGCTGCGGCAGGTGCTGGGCAACCTGGTGGGCAATGTGCGCACCCACACGCCCGCCGACGTGCCGGTGCGGCTGGGGGTGGAGCGGTCCGACGGGGTCGTACGGCTGTGTGTCGAGGACGAGGGTCCCGGGCTCCGCGACGAGGACGCGGCGCGTATCTTCGACCGGTTCTTCCGGGCCGGCGGGGGCGCGGGGAGCGGGCTCGGCATGGCGATCGTGCAGGGGGTCGTCCAGGCGCACGGCGGGCGGGTGGCGGTGCGGACGGCTCCCGGCGAGGGGCTGACGGTGACGGTCATCCTGCCGGCCCGCACGTAG